Proteins encoded in a region of the Zea mays cultivar B73 chromosome 2, Zm-B73-REFERENCE-NAM-5.0, whole genome shotgun sequence genome:
- the LOC118476237 gene encoding uncharacterized protein yields the protein MSVRVSAVLKFWTRSGVRSVLRLCSLVSNLACRHQVDRRATVHSAASTPVVLLLVSYSSLHSFLIHTTGAKHVGSATVHSAASTPVVLLPVSYSSLHSFLIHTIGTKHVGSATVLHPVPLWSFAGFSRWCQPSVVKVCIKRHKGSNPYHQEILCGENAAEKLLVKVCHMGG from the exons ATGTCAGTTAGAGTGTCAGCTGTTCTTAAGTTTTGGACTAGGTCGGGCGTGCGCTCGGTTCTTCGTCTTTGCTCGCTCGTTTCTAACTTAGCCTGTCGCCACCAAGTCGATCGTCGCGCCACCGTGCACAGCGCTGCCAGCACGCCTGTCGTTCTCCTCCTTGTGTCGTACTCCTCCCTTCACTCGTTTCTAATCCATACCACCGGTGCCAAGCATGTCGGGAGCGCCACCGTGCATAGCGCTGCCAGCACGCCTGTTGTTCTCCTCCCTGTGTCGTACTCCTCCCTTCACTCATTTCTAATTCATACCATCGGCACCAAGCATGTCGGGAGCGCCACCGTGCTCCACCCAGTGCCGCTGTGGTCCTTTGCAGGCTTCTCGAGATGGTGTCAGCCTTCGGTTGTTAAAGTTTGTATCAAGAGGCATAAAGGTTCAAATCCATATCACCAGGAGATTCTGTGCGGCGAGAATGCGGCAGAAAAGTTG CTGGTGAAGGTGTGCCACATGGGAG gatga